One Thiocapsa bogorovii DNA segment encodes these proteins:
- a CDS encoding rhodanese-like domain-containing protein has protein sequence MRRMGPREIAQWLAADGEPPVLLDVREPWEFQICRIEGSVSIPMGQIPGALARLDPNREIVVICHHGIRSYQVARFLEQQGFTRTVNLDGGVAAWAHDLDPEMPVY, from the coding sequence ATGCGTCGAATGGGGCCTCGAGAGATTGCGCAGTGGTTGGCCGCGGACGGCGAGCCGCCGGTCTTGCTCGATGTCCGGGAGCCGTGGGAGTTCCAGATCTGTCGGATCGAGGGTTCCGTCTCCATTCCGATGGGGCAGATCCCGGGGGCATTGGCACGGCTGGATCCGAATCGAGAGATCGTCGTGATCTGCCATCACGGCATTCGCAGTTACCAGGTTGCGCGCTTCCTCGAGCAGCAGGGCTTTACGCGCACGGTCAATCTGGACGGAGGCGTTGCGGCATGGGCGCATGATCTGGATCCGGAGATGCCGGTCTACTGA
- a CDS encoding protein-L-isoaspartate O-methyltransferase family protein yields the protein MEVTAERARFNMIQQQIRPWDVLDDRVLSVMAEIRREAFVPDAYQGLAYADIEIPIGTGSCMLAPKVVGRMLQALDVKSGERVLQIGAGTGYVSACLDRLGGRVTAVEIDADLAEEARVRLAGLELESIEVRTGDALSEPVEGEPFDVIVATGSMPTEAALPLLQGQLAPGGRLFCILGIEPVMEALLVTRVGERDFRREGLFETSTLALQNAAEANAFEF from the coding sequence ATGGAAGTCACCGCCGAACGTGCACGATTCAATATGATTCAACAACAGATTCGCCCATGGGATGTCCTGGACGACCGGGTCCTCTCGGTGATGGCGGAGATTCGACGCGAGGCATTCGTGCCCGACGCTTATCAGGGCCTCGCCTACGCCGATATCGAGATCCCGATCGGCACGGGTTCCTGCATGTTGGCGCCGAAGGTCGTGGGGCGCATGCTTCAGGCACTGGACGTGAAGTCCGGCGAGCGGGTGCTGCAGATCGGTGCGGGGACGGGATATGTCAGCGCCTGTCTCGACCGCTTGGGCGGGCGGGTGACCGCGGTGGAGATCGATGCCGACCTGGCCGAGGAGGCGCGGGTGCGCTTGGCTGGACTGGAGCTCGAGTCGATCGAGGTCCGCACGGGTGATGCGCTGAGCGAGCCCGTCGAGGGTGAGCCGTTCGACGTGATCGTCGCGACCGGATCGATGCCCACCGAGGCTGCCTTGCCGCTGCTTCAGGGGCAACTGGCCCCGGGCGGGCGTCTGTTCTGCATCCTCGGGATCGAGCCTGTGATGGAGGCCTTGCTCGTGACCCGTGTCGGCGAACGCGATTTTCGCCGAGAGGGGCTGTTCGAGACCTCGACGCTTGCCCTGCAAAACGCCGCCGAGGCGAATGCGTTCGAGTTCTGA